The bacterium DNA window TCGGCCATCTGGATCGGCATACTGGAAGGAATTGCCGAAGCGACGGCAGGATTAAGCAAGGGTTATTTTGGCAAACTTTCGGACGCGATCGGGAAGCGCGTTCCGTTCGTGCAGCTTGGGTATTCGCTGAGCGCCATTTCAAAACCCATGATGGCAGCGTTCATTAATCCATTGTGGGTCTTGTTTGCGCGAACAACGGACCGGCTGGGCAAGGGTATCCGCACCGGTGCGCGCGATGCAATTCTGTCGGATGAAACCACGCCGGAGCACAAAGGAAAAGTGTTTGGGTTTCATCGCGCGTTTGACACAATGGGCGCCGTTCTGGGGCCGCTAACCGCGTTGCTGTTTCTTCAATTTTATCCTGAATCCTATCGAACTTTATTTTTTATTGCGTTCATTCCGGGCGTGTGCGCTATCGCGCTGACGGTATTGATCAAGGAAAAAAATACTCAGCCCAAAGCAGTGGTGACGAGTTCGTTTTTCTCTTTCCTCCATTATTGGAAAGAAAGCCCGCCCGCGTATCGTCAATTATTATTCGGTCTTTTGGCATTTGCATTGATCAATAGTTCCGATATTTTTTTGCTGCTGATGATCAAACATCGCGGATTTGACGATGCGCATGTTATTTCAATTTATATATTTTACAATCTGGTTTATGCGCTGGCTTCTTATCCCATGGGCATTATGGGCGACCGGATCGGATTTCGTAAAACGTTTATGAGCGGACTCCTGTTATTTGCCGTCGTGTATGCAGGAATTGCATTTAATAAAGAGCTGATTGTTTTTTATTTTCTGTTTTTTCTATATGGATTGTATGCCGCCGGAACGGAGGGAATTACCAAAGCATGGATCAGCAATATTTGCGATAAAAAAGATACGGCAACTGCGATAGGAACTTATTCGGCATTTCAAAGTATATTCACAATGCTCGCAAGTTCCATCGCGGGACTGATCTGGTATTTTGT harbors:
- a CDS encoding MFS transporter encodes the protein MNIITRTIWILSLVSLFTDFASEMLYPVMPMYLQSIGFSAIWIGILEGIAEATAGLSKGYFGKLSDAIGKRVPFVQLGYSLSAISKPMMAAFINPLWVLFARTTDRLGKGIRTGARDAILSDETTPEHKGKVFGFHRAFDTMGAVLGPLTALLFLQFYPESYRTLFFIAFIPGVCAIALTVLIKEKNTQPKAVVTSSFFSFLHYWKESPPAYRQLLFGLLAFALINSSDIFLLLMIKHRGFDDAHVISIYIFYNLVYALASYPMGIMGDRIGFRKTFMSGLLLFAVVYAGIAFNKELIVFYFLFFLYGLYAAGTEGITKAWISNICDKKDTATAIGTYSAFQSIFTMLASSIAGLIWYFVAPSATFLVTAIGTTLLLVYFIRIRISNQ